The genomic segment TGAGATTTTGAGGTGACATAATAATGAAAGTATGAACAAAAAAACCCGTTATAACAAGTTAACTTTCGCTTCCTAAGAGGGAAATTCGCAGAAACACATGCCCCAGGTCATCCTCTTTAAGGGTATACTTCTGGAAATCCTCATAGTTTTCCTGACGGAGGGCTTCTTCATGGATGTACGATTTTGCCTGTCCCCGGGGTGTCCAGTATTCCAGAGAAATACGTTCCGCACTTACCTCTAAACAGGTAAGCCCCTTTTTTCCCGTGGCACAGCCGGAGTTAAAAAGACAGGGCACCAAAAGAGGGCTTGCCTGATAAAGGCTTCGGGAAATCTTTTCTTTCAGTTTTTGTTTTTCCAGTCGTTCCAGTTCAGCTTTGTACACCGTAAGGGTGATCCGTATTTGTTCCCGTCGTTCCCCCGAAGCAAGGGCATACTCACGGATAAGGTCTTCTATACTCCAGCGCAGGCTATCATACTTTGAAAGGGATTCAAAGAGGGGCCGGTGGGTATGACCGATAATCGCAATTACTTTGCGGTCCTGGGCATACCGGTAAATCCGTTTTTCCACCGCAAACCTTCGTTTTGAGTGGTGGGCCACATTCCCATTTTTTATATGGAAGGGCTTGGCCATAAATTTTACGACAAACTCCGATATATAATCATATTCGCTAAACAGTTTGGATGCCTGATGACCATGAAAAACAAAGAGCCGATCATTTCCTTTAACAAAGGAATAGCCGTGATGCAAGGGATAGGGATAATCCGTATCGTGGAGGAGAGCTATATCGTGGTTTCCCACAATTTTTATAAATCGATTATCCTGGGCAAAGTCATTAAAAATCTTAAAAAGATCCCGCCAGGCAGTTAGAATCTGGGCATACTTAAATTTTTGAACGTCCTCGATATCTCCGTTAAGAATAAGCGTATATCCCTGGGCATAGTAATAGTGCAGCGCCTTGACTATCAACGCCCGATTATGGGCAAGATCGTCCCGACTTCCGCCGTCACCCATATGCAGGTCACTCATAATCACATAACGATCCCCGTTCTGCAGTGACCGTTGGGGACATTCTTTTATAAGGTTATCCAGGGATCGATACACATCTTTCATACTCATGGATACAGCATAGAAAAGAATTAGGCTATGGATTGTTAATAATGTATTAATTTTTGATGAAATCAAAGGCGCCAGCCCTGGACAAGAAGGTTTTCACGAAGGCTGTCGTTTTTTTATTAGCGTCGTGCCTTGCCCCAGAAAAAGGGTATTGTCCCCCCCCTTTAGGGAGCCGGGGAATGCAAAGGGGACTTCACCCAGAAAATCGGGCCCCGTCAAAACAGGGGGTCCCTCCATTCACCGGCCTTTTCCAGCAGCCCCGATTTCGCTAAGGGGCCTCCTTTTTCAGCGAGGGTTCCAATTATTCGTCACTGCCCTCGTGCCAGTGACCAATTTTCCGGATCTTCTGGTTTCGATATCGCACCAGTACCGCCGGATTCCGCTGGCACAAATCGGAAAGGTCCCGGACCAATACTTCTTTGATGGCCCGGGCTGTCGCATCCACATCGGTATGGGCCCCACCCGGCGGTTCAGGAATTACTCCATTAACGATCTTGAATTCTAACAGATCCGCACTGGTAATCCTGAGCATGGCCGCCGCATCCCGCGCCCGGCTTGCATCCCGAAGAAGAATGGAAGCGCAGCCTTCGGGGCTAATCACCGAGTAGATGGCGTTTTCAAGCATGTAGATCTTATCTCCCACGCAAATCCCCAGGGCACCGCCGGAGCCGCCTTCCCCAATGATAACACAAATAATGGGCGTCTTAAGCTGGCTCAATTCCATAAGGTTCCGGGCGATGGCTTCCCCGATTCCCCGTTCTTCCGCCCCAAGTCCAGGATAGGCCCCGGAGGTATCCACAAAGGTGATGATAGGGCGACGGAATTTTTCTGCCTGCTTGGCAAGGCGCAGGGCCTTGCGATACCCCTCGGGATTTGCCATGCCGTGGTTACGGCGCATGTTTTCCTTTAAGGTTCGGCCCTTCTGGTTGGCAATGATGGTAACGGGCATGCCATTCAAAAATCCCAGACCTCCCACAATGGCGGGGTCATCCGCAAAATAGCGGTCCCCGTGGAGTTCGATAAAGTTATCAAAAATACGGGTAATATAGTCTAATGAATAGGGGCGATCCGGATGACGGGCCAGTTCTACCCGCCGCCAGGCCTGTTCGGTTTTTGATGCGGCCCGAATCTTCGCTTCAATCTGGCTGAGTTCTTCCTGCACATCAATGCCCTGCTTTTGGGCCAGTTCTTTTAATTCTTCTAGTTTTTTTTCAAGACTTTTCTGCATCCTAGGCCTCCCTGGAAAGCCCCTGGGGCGTTTCGTCCACATCCCATCCCTGACCGTTTCCACAGGCAGGACGATGCAGATCGATGAGGAGGGAAAGGAAACGGCGCTGTTCCTTTCGCGGCACGATCGCATCTACAAAACCCTTTTCCAGCTGGAATTCGGCCCGCTGGAAGCCCTCGGGCAATTTTTGTCGGATGGTTCCCTCGATAACCCGGGGACCCGCAAAACCAATGAGCGCCCCCGGTTCAGCCAGTGTCACATCGGCGAGCATGGCAAAACTGGCGGTCACCCCGCCTGTGGTGGGATCACAGAGTACCACAAAATAGGGAACCCCGGCCTTCCCGAGTTCCGCCACGGCGCTGGAGGTTTTGGCCATCTGCATGAGGGAAAAAATCCCTTCCTGCATGCGGGCTCCCCCGCTGGTGGTATAAATAATCACCGGTTTTCGCTCCTGGGCCCCCTTAAGAAGGGCCCGGGTTATCTTTTCTCCCACTACCGAGCCCATGGATCCTCCCATAAAATTAAAGGACATAAGGGCCAACACCACGGGCTTTCCCTCGATGGCGGCGGTGCCGGTGATAACCGCCTCTTTCATCCGGGCTTTGGCCTCTGCTTCAGAAAGCTTTTCTTCGTAGCCCGCAAGATCAATGGGATTTAACGAACGGAGGTTGGCCGAAAATTCCACAAAGCTCCCCGGATCCACCAGGTAGGAAAGGCGTTCGGCGGGCTCCATCCGGTAATGATAGCCACAGGATGGGCAGGTTTTAAGGGCCGCCGCGATAGTTGCTTCATCATGGAGGGCCCCACAGGAGGGACAGGGGTTCTCAGTGGACATGTTCCACCTCCTTTTCTATTTCGGCATAGTAGCCAGTCCCAAAATCACCACTCTGGAACTTTGGATGGTTTATAATCCACCGCTGCTGGGCCGCATTCGTTTTGATCCCTTCGATCCGCAGTTCCCGAAGGGCCCGATCCATCCGGGCCAGGGCAAGGGGGCGGGTTGGCGCATACACAATAAGCTTAGCCACCATGGAGTCATAGTGGGGGGGCACCGTACAGCCGCTATACAGAAAAGAATCGAATCGAACCCCGGGGCCACCGGGAACATCGAGGCGATGCACCTTGCCGGGACTCAGGGCGTTAATCCGACACTCGATGGACCACCCCGAAAGGCGGACCGTCTCAGGGTCAATCTCCATGCGGCCTTCGGTACAGGCTAGAATCTGCTGACGGATAATGTCGATACCCGTCACGAACTCGCTTACCGGATGTTCCACCTGGATGCGGGCATTTACTTCCATAAAATAAAAGTCCTTACCGGACACCAGGAATTCGATGGTTCCCGCGCCCCGATACTTCAGTTCCCGGAACATGCGCACCGCCCCTTCGGACATGCGTCGCCGCATATCCTCATCTACCGCGGGGGAGGGGCTTTCTTCGATAAGCTTTTGATGCCGCTTTTGAACCGAACAGTCCCGTTCTCCCAGGACGAGGACCGTTCCTTTCCCATCGGCCACAATCTGCAGTTCCACGTGTCGGGGGTTTTCGAGGTATTTTTCGATAAACACCGTGCCATCCGCAAAGTTAGCCGCCGCCTCTCGACTGGCGATAGCCAGGTTTTCCGCCAGTTCTTCTTCCCGACGGATTACCCGCATCCCTTTACCGC from the Treponema sp. J25 genome contains:
- a CDS encoding acetyl-CoA carboxylase carboxyltransferase subunit alpha, producing MQKSLEKKLEELKELAQKQGIDVQEELSQIEAKIRAASKTEQAWRRVELARHPDRPYSLDYITRIFDNFIELHGDRYFADDPAIVGGLGFLNGMPVTIIANQKGRTLKENMRRNHGMANPEGYRKALRLAKQAEKFRRPIITFVDTSGAYPGLGAEERGIGEAIARNLMELSQLKTPIICVIIGEGGSGGALGICVGDKIYMLENAIYSVISPEGCASILLRDASRARDAAAMLRITSADLLEFKIVNGVIPEPPGGAHTDVDATARAIKEVLVRDLSDLCQRNPAVLVRYRNQKIRKIGHWHEGSDE
- the accD gene encoding acetyl-CoA carboxylase, carboxyltransferase subunit beta, with the protein product MSTENPCPSCGALHDEATIAAALKTCPSCGYHYRMEPAERLSYLVDPGSFVEFSANLRSLNPIDLAGYEEKLSEAEAKARMKEAVITGTAAIEGKPVVLALMSFNFMGGSMGSVVGEKITRALLKGAQERKPVIIYTTSGGARMQEGIFSLMQMAKTSSAVAELGKAGVPYFVVLCDPTTGGVTASFAMLADVTLAEPGALIGFAGPRVIEGTIRQKLPEGFQRAEFQLEKGFVDAIVPRKEQRRFLSLLIDLHRPACGNGQGWDVDETPQGLSREA
- a CDS encoding metallophosphoesterase family protein, whose product is MSMKDVYRSLDNLIKECPQRSLQNGDRYVIMSDLHMGDGGSRDDLAHNRALIVKALHYYYAQGYTLILNGDIEDVQKFKYAQILTAWRDLFKIFNDFAQDNRFIKIVGNHDIALLHDTDYPYPLHHGYSFVKGNDRLFVFHGHQASKLFSEYDYISEFVVKFMAKPFHIKNGNVAHHSKRRFAVEKRIYRYAQDRKVIAIIGHTHRPLFESLSKYDSLRWSIEDLIREYALASGERREQIRITLTVYKAELERLEKQKLKEKISRSLYQASPLLVPCLFNSGCATGKKGLTCLEVSAERISLEYWTPRGQAKSYIHEEALRQENYEDFQKYTLKEDDLGHVFLRISLLGSES
- a CDS encoding acetyl-CoA carboxylase biotin carboxylase subunit → MVRRILIANRGEIAVRVIRTCRELGIETVAVYSTADRDSLHVQLADQAVCIGPPPSAKSYLVKENLIMAALRTGCQAIHPGVGFLSESADFARAVQKEGLIFIGPDPEVIDLLGDKVQARNTAKKYGLPITPGTEGAVQDPVEAAKIARELGYPVIIKAAAGGGGKGMRVIRREEELAENLAIASREAAANFADGTVFIEKYLENPRHVELQIVADGKGTVLVLGERDCSVQKRHQKLIEESPSPAVDEDMRRRMSEGAVRMFRELKYRGAGTIEFLVSGKDFYFMEVNARIQVEHPVSEFVTGIDIIRQQILACTEGRMEIDPETVRLSGWSIECRINALSPGKVHRLDVPGGPGVRFDSFLYSGCTVPPHYDSMVAKLIVYAPTRPLALARMDRALRELRIEGIKTNAAQQRWIINHPKFQSGDFGTGYYAEIEKEVEHVH